From the genome of Strix uralensis isolate ZFMK-TIS-50842 chromosome 6, bStrUra1, whole genome shotgun sequence:
AGCTGAACCATACACTAAAAGCTATGTTTCTTTATAGgatgaatttaattaaaaagaacacaATGGGTGTCCTTCTTACACTACCAGTGAGCAAATTTCTATCACTGCATGTGTCACATAACCCCTAATCAACATTTCAAAATGCCTGCTGAGTTTTAAAGCAGGGACTAGATGGATAATAGTCATACTACAGTTAATAGCCATAACACAATGTACACTTCAACACTGGTTGACATGAGGAGGAGTTCGGATCACAAACACAGGTACACTTTGGGAGGTTCAGATACTTTGATGAACTTTGGCTTTTTAGATTGCAGATGGAAGAGAGCTGTGAGAGATTACAAACTATGCAAGATTAGGAAAGACACTGCCAACAGCCCTGGCTGATATTGACAGATGATTGTCCTTCTTATTTGTCATGATCTGACAGGCTGAGAGTGCTGATAACACTGTAATGCAAAAACATGCATGATCTCTGCTTGGACCAGCTGATCTCAGTTTTACAAGACATACCTTAAACCCAGTATTTCTGGTGTACAAATTCAGACTGAGTATGACCATATCCCAAGTGAAAACATGATCCAAGCTCTGCTGCTTACCCACAGGATATAAATATGTACAATACCATAGACAAATAGCAAAGCCAGAACTCCTACAACatttatataaacatttatacAATCTTTCATCAAAACCCTGATACCTCATCACAGCAGTGCATACGGGCCATAGCTTCAGACAGCCGAATCATGCTTTCCAACTGTCGCACTGTGATTCTCCAGGATGACCTGGCCACTCCAGAGCCATCACGCTGCCGTAGTCGTTTATACTGCTCCACTATAAAGTCCTCAGACTCCTTAGATATCTTTGTGACATAAGACAGTATGACAATTAGCCATGATAAAAGCACTAAAGTTTATGCTTCTTGAATGAGACTGGCAGTTTCAAGACTTTTCTCTACTAATTACTGCTTTTCGCTGAAATATTCTATACTATCACACATACTATATATAATGACAACCACATGTTATAATTACACTGTAATAATTACAGTAAGGGTGGTATTACAGTAAGTGTAAGTACATTGACACATAATTCTTTTACAGCAATTTTTGatcatttctatttttctgttccACTGACTTGCTTCCAGGCATAATTCACGTGTGTCTCTACTAGATTGTTCTACGTTTATTCACCTTTCATTctgcatgcaaacacacacacaagcataCGCTCCACTTACTAACACTGACTACAGCTTTGGGTACACGCTTTTTAACTTGAGTCtatctgcacacacacagattcagctggaaaacaaactCCCCACCACgtggaaatgaaataaattttcaaaactcTGTAAGGGAGGGTGTCCTCTCCTTCCATTTGAGAACTCCATTAGaataacttctgaaaaatctAACACATAGCCCAGCCAAGTTGCTATTTGGATATACCACAAAAAATTGTAGTTAGAGCAGCTTCCCATGTTCTGTATTTTAccacaaagaaagcaaagaaatattgaGAAACAAtacccttttaaaataaagaccaaaaaaaatgcTTAAGCAATAAGtcaataaaatacaaaaatctctGCAGCAGCCATGTTGAATAACCCATGCCCTTGAGGTGTGAGAAAGCTATGAAATGACCCCTCAGTCGTTCTAGACAGAGGTTAAGAGCTGCCACCAAAGCAGTTAAGACTATTTATTATAACACAGTCTcagctgggctgggtgggttccTGGAGTTCAACAAAAAGAGTACATGGCTCCAGAATATGCTGTGTTTCTAGATAATAGCTGAGTTTATGACTCCTTTCTTGAGAGAACACTACACCTAGTGTCTTtgcattttctggaaaaaagCATAATACCAAATGACAATTCCTTTGGACCTCCTCATACAGACCAACTTATACAAGAACGTAGAATTACCTTTGGTTTAAACTGTCTTGCAAACAGCAGATACCTTCTGATATCGTCTAATGAATAGACACGATCAACAGATTCTTCTACTCTGGAATGCAGATCCACTATGCGTCTGGCAATGGCGTAATCGGTCACCTGGGATATTATTGCTGTCAGACCACTTTCACAACATCAGCCAAATGTCAAAACAACAGCTATATTCTTCCTTCCCATTTCCCTCCCTCGCTTGCACTCCTCATGGCAGAGCTAGTCCTTCCAGAAGCCAGACTCTCTGCCAGAAGGTCCAGGAGAATGCCCTGGAGGTTTTTAATACACGGAAACATAGCAGAGAAGGAATAAAAGGCAGTTTTAGGATTTATAACCTCTTGGAACTCTCCTGGGTTACAAGTTAGCCATAGAAGAGGCAGAAAGAAGCACTTTGTAGCGTGGgaactgctttttcctttttcagcctaCTCTGTCTCTTTCATCAGTCCCTTCTCAATTAGACAATCACTGTGAGCAAAACAGTGGAGAGAATAGCGCCGAACCAACATTAATCTCTGTATCTCATGCGTTCCCAAGGCAAATGCCACATAGACAGGTGGTAGCAGTCTCAGCCTTAGTGACCAGCCATTTGTAAAAATGACTAATGGTGTTAAGTTTGCAGGTCAAATCACTACAAGATGAAAAGGCAGTATCCTTGTATTCAGCAGAGCATGTTCAAATTTGTACTGCCAGCTTCTAACTTtgcagacaaaagaaaagcagaagcaagaCGCTCTCATGAGATCAGCTTCACCTAAGATTTCAGAGGGCCACCAAAATGGTGAGGCCAGAAGCACATGatgtatgaggagaggctgaaagagctgggcCTGTTCAGCTTGGAAAGAAAGCAACTGCCTCATTGGCAAGTATAGATGTGATGGAGCCAGATTGTTCTTAGAGGTTCAGATTGACAAGAGGCAACCGACACAAACTGAACCATGagaaattctgattagatatagaagttattattattttttaaacacacgAGAGTTGTCAAACATTGCAGTAGGGGGCCTAGAGAAGCTgcagaatctccatccttggagagaGTCAAAACTCTCCAGATCAAGGTCTTGGCAACCTGTTCTCAATGATCTGCTTTGAGCGTGTGGTTAGGCTAGAGACCTCCAGAAGTCTTTTCTGACATAAATTATTCTACAATTCCTTAAAATTACCTCATTACATTCATCCACAAGGATGAAGAAGAGATCAAACCGAGACATGATGGGAGCTGACAGGTTTATATTCTGTTTCAGTGACTTGGATCTGTCATAGCGCCCACCAACTGGGTTTGCTGCAGCCAAAATGGAGGTCCTGGCATTCAGGGTAGCCTGAAAAcgaaaaaaaagccaaaacctgTGACCACTTGCTAAACGAAGTCATTGTAATTTGAATGGGTCAGCATAATATCTTTTAGATGGAGTTTCAATGGAGACATTACAACAATCACTTCTCAGAAGAGCCCAAACACTTCTGACCAGTCCTTTCTAGCCAGGTCTCTGCCCCAAGACACAGTCTGATGAATCAATATTTTAACATTGTCCCACTCTTGCCAACAATACTGAAACAAGTCCTTAAGATTGCTTTTCACAACACCCAGGTTTTAACAGTGCAAATACTTACTTTACTtctacaaacacacacaagtctaCATCCTCTTTTGGGGTTACTTTGAGGTTAGGATTTTCCCCTTTTCTATTGCCTGTCCACTActattctcttttttcctttcagtaacaTTTCTGATCTTTCTTGGGTATGTAGCCCAAAAACTTTGCAGGGAAGTGATCTCTGTCCTGCCAGtgaggcagctgcagagctgacaCAAAAATCTGACAGATGATGCTAGATCAGTACATGTAATAAACAGTTAGACAATCGTACAGATTCCACAGCCAGAGGAACAGCGCAAGCTACCTTTACTCCTGCTTTAGTAATGGATATAGTCTGCTGCTCCATTGCTTCATGAATGGCCACTTGATCCCGCATGTCCATTTTGTCAAATTCATCAATGCAACAAACCCCCTgcatcagaagaataaaaaataagttaCCCAAACTCAATCACTTCTGGGAAAAAAGCATCATTAAGGCAATTTGGGGCTCCTGGTCATTAATCAAAACCATTCCAGGGAGGCAGGAACCTCTCTAGTTCCTGGACTCACATTATCCGCCAGCATAAGTGCTCCAGCTTCAATGACAAATTCATGAGACTCTTCGTCTTTTACAACAGCCGCTGTTAGACCAGCAGCACTGGAGGCTTTTCCACTGGTGTATACAGCACGAGGACTGAACTCATCCACATGCCTATGGAGAGAAATTACAGTGAGGAATCTTgtttcagaaaattaaaaggcCAGATTAAAACCTGCAGAAACAAGATAACTGTAATGCAGTGCTGCTTTCAACCTCTCAGGCCAGGACTTGTTCCGTCCTtcaggaagaaattaatatttaggTAGGCCCTCCCACATCTAATGATCTTTGAGCAAGCCTTGGAAAGTAATCTTTATCTAACTGCAGTCTATCACAGGTCTGTTACTCACCCGTAACAGAAAAAACAATCCAGACCTCCTCCCACAAGTTTTCTGCTGACTTCACAAGCTAACACAGCTCCTTACAGGTCAGGTAAATGTCAGCCCAAGGGAACAAATGGCTTCATAGCAGGAAATGGCAAGACAGACCACAGGCAGCCTAAGGCAGCTTCTGTGCTGCTTCTACATTTCTGAGTTGCAGCGTATGCTGCAAGGACCTCAGCTTCATGGAGAATGATGCAGAGGTAAACAAGGaccataataaaataaaaccatattaaatagaattttaaataaaaaataattatagcaTAAGATGTAGCATAAAACCTAATTacttcataattatttttcaggGTTAATAGCTGTCGATTTGTCCGAAGTGTTGGGACCTACCAATTTAGACTAagctaaaaatagaaaagaaaataattatttcatctATCTTTGATATTTTAAGATATgcaataatttttctatttttaatattcaaTGTCTTTTGAATATATTTGGAAATTCATAGTTTTGTAACTTcctgaacaacaaaaaaaagtcttaattcaTTATTTGTTATTACCACAGGGGCTTGTGAGTTTGCTTCAGCCCTGTTCAAATAATTCAACCACATCCAAATAATTCCTGGAAaatattctcaaatattttaCTTCCCTTTCCTCAGTTTAACATAGAAAAGGCACAGTACACATTTATAGCTTTAGTCACACTGGACAATATTTAAATACTGAGTTTTAATGAGATGCTTACTTTAGAAATTGACTCTTGGCTGTACTTGGATCACCAACAACACAAACATTGATGTCCCCACGCAATGAAGTGCCTTCTGAAGTGGTCTTAGGAACCCCTCCAAAAAGCATCAGCAGGACCCCACGTTTCACTTCATCATTACCTGCCACAGAAAAAACCACTCAACTGAAAATCCAAAGAAAACACCGCATTTTTCCTATTTAGAAAAAACTCCAGCCCACTAGAATTTTAGAGCATTTGGGCACATCCATGCAGAATTTACCTATTTGCTAAACATCCACTAAAACTGCATTTATGTGCTCGATAGAGTTTCAGGGAAGAATGACTCAGAAAGCAGCTGAATTCCTTCGTGCTACAGTGGCTCAGAATATGGACAAAATCCAGCTGATCAAACTTTTCAGACATAACCAACATAAATCCTCAAACTAGTTCTGAGCCAAAACCaattgcacacacacatgtgcacaacAGCATACAAATGTTTGGAATCCTCAAATCTTTTGAAGGAAGCCCATATACAATAAAGCTTACATCCAACTGTAGGGTTTAGTAGTAGATCACCAAATAGCAAACCCAACTATTTTGAATAGTCTTGCAGGCCTTAATGATTAAACAGAGCAAGTACTCAGgaaataaattctccttttctaGTAAAATGAGTGCTGGAGGGGATAGTTTGTGGTAGTTGCCATAGGACTTTCAAGCTTTCCCAAAATGGCACTACACGGACAGcaaaaagaattaatattttcacaAGTGAAATCTTCCCTCTTTGAGGCAACAACTGGACTCTTACCATGGATAGTGGGGAAGAGGCTGGTGCACAGATTATGGTAAAGGTTCTTATCTTGGCTCATTTCAAAAACCTTTTCCCACTCCTTCACAGACATTTGgtttttaatgctttctgcagTCTGTTCTTCATCTCGCAGCTCTTTTCCACCAAActaaacaaagggaaaaaaaataaattaataacatgatcactactgaatGTGAGTGCTGCAGACAGGAGGTTACAAAAACTTGCTCTATAAACTGAATCGGAGGAATATACTCAGAAAAGCTGACCTTAGGTTAAGGAAGTTCATCACCTTATACCTCTAAAAACCAACAGTTTTCTAGGGGGCAAAAATCAATGGAGTGTAACTTCAATTAGTGAGAAAAACCCAGGAGAGATGCTTGTCCAGAGATCAGAAAGAGAGTAAACCAGTATGGCTTCCTTTGGCTAAAATTTGCCTTTGTAAGCATTCTTCATTAACTGGAATTTACAAGGTGTCCCATTACTCTGGGATGAGGCAGGAAACTTCCACACCCAGAAAATAACAGATGCTATTTTTATCATCTGTGACAGTGAAGCTGCTAGCAGAATTACAGATTAAAATATCATACCATGCTAAAACCTAGCCATAGTCAGAATTACTCATTATGTTGCAGTAACATCCCAAGATGTTACATGATAAACCAGAGAGAACGAGAAGGATCACTGTTTTCCCTGTGAGAAAATGAAGCAGTAGGATTTCctagaggaaaaggaaatgctgcagaaatggatgaaagctgaacagaaataaatggaCCAGTTAGCTCTTTAGAATAAAACTGATAACATTAGCAAATAATCAAATCTGAGAAAATTGCTATGAACAATAAGACAAAAGAACTTGTTATATAAATCCAATCAGAATATAAAGACAGTCAAATACACAGGAAGGTGGtacacatacatatttaaagCTTTACACATTCTCGCTTCCTAATTTGAGGTAAAAACATACAGAGCAGAAATCATCAATAGctttaaatctattttctttccaGACTCACCCGTGGATTTGTTGGTGCAACGTAACAAGCTAGAAAAACCAGTTTATATGACAGCTCTCTGACTCCAAGAGCACGAAGTCCTCGGATGCCTTCGGTTTCATAGCCCTCTGTCCCGCTCACTCGGGAGCCGGTTTCTGCGCGCACCCCTGCCATGAGAGCAGGAGTCAGAACAGTAGTTCCCAAAACAAACAGGAGGGACATGTCATTGAGGTCATGAGTGGTAGCAACAAACCTGGTGTTGAGAGCTGGGACACATCAGGCACGACAATCAGTGACCCTGTGAAGTCACATTTGTCACCTGCCTGAGCAGACTCCACTGCTTCTGCACGCAAGATCACTTCCACGCTGCGAGGAATGCTGCCACGCGGCAGCTCGGCCTGCGTCTCCTGAATGCGAacctggggagggagagaataTCAAGCACTTAGTGGATGTCACCAATTTGAAACTGCTTAAAAGTGAAGTTGCTAGTAAATATTTTAAGTACCACTTGATTGCTACCATCCATGTCAGTCATGAAATTCCTCTTACAATAAGACAAACAACCAAAAATCCCTTCAGTAATCAGTATGTAAGGAGTCTTGGAGAAACTTAAGAGGATAGATACACAGGGGCCACAATGACAATTCTGAGGGCTGGGGAAAGCAACTTGAAGAGTCCAGGTAATATGACTGACACAAAATATTACGGCAGGGTA
Proteins encoded in this window:
- the MCM6 gene encoding DNA replication licensing factor MCM6, yielding MDLAVAAGNAGAAQQHHQLRDEVAEKCQKLFQDFLEEFQNSDGEAKYLRDAEELIRPERNTLIVSFADLEQFNQQLSTTIQEEFYRVYPYLCRAVKTFARDHGNVPSNKDFYVAFQDLPTRHKIRELTSAKIGSLMRISGQVVRTHPVHPELVSGTFLCLDCQTVIKDVEQQFKYTQPNICRNPVCANRRRFLLDTNKSRFVDFQKVRIQETQAELPRGSIPRSVEVILRAEAVESAQAGDKCDFTGSLIVVPDVSQLSTPGVRAETGSRVSGTEGYETEGIRGLRALGVRELSYKLVFLACYVAPTNPRFGGKELRDEEQTAESIKNQMSVKEWEKVFEMSQDKNLYHNLCTSLFPTIHGNDEVKRGVLLMLFGGVPKTTSEGTSLRGDINVCVVGDPSTAKSQFLKHVDEFSPRAVYTSGKASSAAGLTAAVVKDEESHEFVIEAGALMLADNGVCCIDEFDKMDMRDQVAIHEAMEQQTISITKAGVKATLNARTSILAAANPVGGRYDRSKSLKQNINLSAPIMSRFDLFFILVDECNEVTDYAIARRIVDLHSRVEESVDRVYSLDDIRRYLLFARQFKPKISKESEDFIVEQYKRLRQRDGSGVARSSWRITVRQLESMIRLSEAMARMHCCDEVHPKHVKEAFRLLNKSIIRVETPDINLDQDDEQQMEDQDDQDGVNGEAEAPAGVNGPVNGINGHSEDVNKDAAPKASLRLGFSEYRRISNLLVLHLRKAEEEEDDSSLKKSELINWYLKEIESEIESEEELINKKKIIERVIHRLTHYDHILIELSQSGLRGSREEETFDEDPYLVVNPNYLLED